Within Carassius gibelio isolate Cgi1373 ecotype wild population from Czech Republic chromosome A21, carGib1.2-hapl.c, whole genome shotgun sequence, the genomic segment AATTCCATATATATCAATTTAAAGTGTATCATTATTTTTACTAGCCATTATTCTATGTATCCCCCTGCTTGTTGCCATCTTATTAGAATCTACATTCTCCAAAAATTACCCTTTAGTTTATGGGCATTTTGGATATATaatttggtaatattttatttgctactgtattttatatttcgTTGATTAATActatttgttttcaattttactttttttaatcttgCAAAGGTTgatggaatttttttatttaatttactctcAATCCAGATCCTAACTTCACCTGAATTTGAAAAGCATgccaaataacattttatatgaatgTCTTTTTATGGAGTATATCAAGAGAAGGGTTATTAATATGCAAAACCGTATTCATATTGCATGCAGGATGTGGATTGACAGATTAAAGCAATATGGTTTCTAAACAAAAATGCATCGttactgtttttatacagtctatgatcatTACACGTAaagtttatgaaaaaataaaaagaaagttatTATTGAACATGACAGTATGTCTTTGCACCCAATTACTGATGATGATAATTTATAGAATATTTCTTGTTATTGTTGCCTAGGCCAGTAGGGGGAAGCATTGGATTTTCcacaaataataactaaaacCGTCAGTTTTTGAGCCACTTCATAAGCATGTCAGCACCAGTGAACCCAGTGTTACCTgtacaaatgacaaataaatgactTTATCCCTTTTTCCTGACAAAAGATAAAAAGGCAGCACCATTTCTTAATAAACCAGTCTTGATATCTTTAATTTAAAGCATCTACAAAATAGCATGTTTACACAAACCACCTGTCTGAGGTAATAAACTCTAAAGGCTGTTTAATACTTCATAGTCGGTACTAATGATTCTCAGCTGGTACGGTGTAAGTACTGTAGTACAGCTGTGACCTCAACCACGTAAACAGAAAAGAAGTTTACAGGTCACTTCAAATATTACAGCATCTACAGTAGATGTAATCATGGTAAATGTGTAAAAAGgcacttaatttattttacatttagagacAACAATGGATGATTTGTGTAacactaaaaaaatatgttaGGTGTAATACTCAGGTGTGCAAGTATGATACTGAAAGGAGTAAAGGAGATTTTGTTATAAGAAACTCACAGCTTCCTTTAGAAAAATAGCCTAAATCATCATTACATAGCACCACATTACTGCAAATCCCTCAATGAGATTAATGTTAATACTGCTGCTACATCAAGTGGCAGTGCTGCTGTAGTATTTCTACTCTGAGGTCAGCTTCAAGCAATTCAAGTGAATTCCAGCTAGTTCTGGTGTGCAATTCATTTAGATTCGCCaggatttagatttaaaaaaaaaaattttctagaACAGCTGTGGCCCAATTTTATGACTTAAAGATTTGatgttcttttttaattaaatatcactTGAGCTAGATGCAAATAGATGGTAATGATATTTCTGTATTAATGGCCATTAGATATTCTCAAAGGTGAGCACAAAATGTCCATGCTGCAAGCTTAAACACTGAACTTTGCGTTATAATTATGAAATCTGTAAGATTGTGGAATCAACTTTAAAAAATTGCTTTAAATGCTAAgtgtctttttttctgaatttcaaaaatcaaaaaatcaaaaaattgtCTTATTATACACTACcttttaaagtttggggtcagtagaaaaaaaaaaagttattgaaagaattatctcatgctcaccaaggctgcattttatcTTATATTTTTAATCTTATGAGCAAACAttcctcaagtcttcagtgtcacatgatctttcagaaatcattccaatgtgctgatctggtgctcaaaatacatttcttaattatgatcaatgttgaaaacagttgtaatgcttaatatttttgacaaAACCTTAATAAtccttattgaccccaaacttctgaacagtagtgtatgctGTGCAAAATAAAACGATATGCTTAAAGCTTTCAAAAATGACCATGAGGCACAGTTTGATTATGAAACTGTTTTTCATAACAGCTCAAGGCTCTTCTTCTGGACCagcaataaagaaaaacaaacaacaggACCCTATAAAATGAAGAGTCCAGCAGATTCAGCTTGTATGAAGCGTTTCTCTAAAACTCAGTATGTATGCTGAAATCCCTGGATCCAGTCTGACTGGGTTTCATGAAGACGCCCTCCATTGTTTTCCAGTAGCTGTGTGAGCTGCTGACCATCATGCCGTGCACTTCTCTCTGGCCGTGGATGGGTCTGCCGTACTGTTCCCCCGTCACAGACAGCAGAGCCTCAGTGGACGTGTGGCGGAACCGAACGGACTCCTCCCGCTGCCACACAGAGCCTGCACACAGAACCGTCCACTCGTCCAGATAGTCACCCTCGCCGTTCTCACCAAAGGCACTGACCTCCTAAATGGGATGAGTTTTTGAGTAAAATTTAACATCAAAACTCTGCATACAGTACCTTTACATTAAAGCGTGTATAAAAGCTGAAATATTAAAACCTGATTTGAAGAAAGAGGTGAAGTAAAGTAGTGGCTGTGTAGATTGCGGCCCGTGTTCACATGGGTCAATCGGATGTTCTGTCCACACTGCACGGGAGTCCCTCGATGACATGCGGCATCACTTGTGCCCCGCACACTCCAGTAACTGTTACTGTCCTCCGCTGTGGTCACACCAGTCACCGACTGCTGACCACTACCTGGAATCAACATTCACAGGTCATGCTGCTGCTGCATCTTCTATTCAGCAAGCAagcatgcattaatttgatcaaaagtaaaaataaagacattatatcaaaaaacaatatattacaaataaatgctgttatttcaaACTTtagattcatcaaagaatcctgaaaaaaaaggtttccacaaaatattaagctgttttgaacttgataagaaatgtttcttaacacattcgaatgatttctgagcgatcatgtgacactgaatcctggagtaatgatgctaaaattacagctttgccatcaatgCAATACAttaaatttctctctctctctct encodes:
- the LOC127941704 gene encoding stromal cell-derived factor 2, with amino-acid sequence MGSSGLLRVQFPITVLLSCMFTLSSGSEMSFVTCGSVVKLLNVKHNVRLHSHDVRYGSGSGQQSVTGVTTAEDSNSYWSVRGTSDAACHRGTPVQCGQNIRLTHVNTGRNLHSHYFTSPLSSNQEVSAFGENGEGDYLDEWTVLCAGSVWQREESVRFRHTSTEALLSVTGEQYGRPIHGQREVHGMMVSSSHSYWKTMEGVFMKPSQTGSRDFSIHTEF